The genomic segment tctccgaaaaaacctatcaactacagtcactactctgcttgccattgtttacctgcgctaagcaaaatttgtacacgtacagctgtttacatgttaaacttttttgttaggcttttgactggaatgacacacagtcagtgttgtttgttagagttttctaaagtgcggcctggtctcatttcatacatacgagctacagaacgttagtaaatgacaaaagttaacctcgattaacagatccacgagccgaaaataaataaatttttaactttttgttcgattttctcgtaaaatttaccagcccgcactttgttttggtgcgtacttttgttctgtaaaaggattttttGATCTGTAGAgtcaattcgaaaattaatgaacactgtaatgtgtcggtaattcccgtcactatagcatcctcttaagaggatgctatagtgacgggaattaccgacacattacagtgtctctaacgaacaacactgactgtcattccagtcaaaagcctaacaaaaaagtttaacatgtaaacagctgtacgtgtacaaatttcgcttagcgcacgtaaacaatggcaagctgaatagtgactgtagttgataggtcttttctcagatggcgaaataatcgaaaaacaaagagagaactatgcgttggacaaagaacgatagcctggtctccctcgaaaaataatctgcaatgccgacgtcgagaaagttcttcggtcactatagcattcTCTTAATGGTGTCTCCTCGGCTGCCGTACATACGCGAGCTATGCGAGgtgcgcacgtacgtgtttcatTTCTCGGTATCGtggcggaggtcggggtgccggtagaaagtagtggggggcgtttcgataccgcatcttcctcgctcgacgctggatcgagagagaagacacggaatcgtGGCGCTCGaaaaactgacagaaatggtatcccttgcgcctatacggccggtatacgggataccgcggttcGTTGCGCGcggttgtaatttttaattgtataaagaaatttactcggatacaaatattcgtttaaaaaataatgttaatcgaattacaatttttgataataaattaaaattatgtcatcacggcaatacagcacttacacgaagaaaaaaattttcttcatctaagcaaattatgtctatttaagatcataaattcttccaagaagattttatattgttgcttatatatgaaacaataaactgTTGAGTCaacatttaattcttttctgtacagtaataaattaaaattatgttatcacggcaatatattttagcttcaatttatgagactattactttacaaagagacataattttaattaattaatgaatgtaaatttttttaattacttattaaaataatctgtattagaaaataattttaatttgattaagttTTAGATATGCtaacattatcgggcaagccagtttactttgtaattgaggtAAAACATATTGTATGTAAAAATGAGTATAGCACACAATATGGAATAATAGCTTTCATGAAACTTTTACTAAAGGTTAAAAggttataatgtaaattttatgcaGTGTGCCAAAATGTTACTTACATCTAAGACAAGATCTATATAAGCTtaacgtaagaaataaaattttgaaaagctacATATTTTTGGTGTAAGAAATCGAAGTATAAAGGATTAacgaataaatttgttttattttttactcaaaCACCAGCtttcaatataaagtttaattacTTCATATATCATGgttgggaaagttactttgtaaaaataactagttacagttacaagttactaactttaaaaaaataacttataatgGCTCTAATAAACTAGcgttgtttaaaattaatatgtcgCGTTAATACATATTTACTAAGTTAtcgtcaaaaaacaaaaaagtgttttataatatcttccttttttctatattattatattattatatataattattataattcaattattgttTGTTCCAATTTCTTTTCCAGCAACTTCACGCAATTGATAAAGCTCCACCTTGAACAGAACGAGATTTCAGAGTTTCGAGATGCTAAAGTATTCTGCGATCTACCGAATCTCCTCGATCTTCATCTTGGCGATAATGATTTGAACGCGTTGCACTTCAATCTGTCGTGCCTGCACCATCTGCGCTTTCTGGACCTTCGGCGAAACAAGTTCACGAGGGTTCTCGATCGCGATCTTCATACCATGGACAATCTCGCCAAGCACGATCGGTCCGTAACCGTGGACTTTTCCGACAATCCTTTCGAATGCTCCTGCAAGCTCAATCCGTTCATCAAGTGGATGAAGAAGACGAAAGTGTTCATTCGAAATAAGAATAACTTAAAATGCTACGAAGGTAACTCTTTAATAatcaaatacacaaatttataatgtaataatataataaccctgccgcaaatttactttagaacactatagaaatgtctatagttctgaatgtgttttttgaaacaggtattgcatatacggaatggagttctccttatacaacttttataatttttaataaggtaatacgtatgttcattaccttattaaaaattataaaagttataaaaggcgaaccccattccgtatatgcaatgccTGTTTCAAAAGCACACTCAgaactatagatattttttctatagaaaaatatacagaATAGGGTTCTCCTTacatgacttttataatttttaataaggtaataaacatacgtattaccttattaaaaattataaaagttgtataaggagaatcccattccgtatatgcaatacctgtttcaaaaaacacattcagaactataaacatttctatagtgttctaaagtaaatttgcggcagggaatataataattactattatattataattataataattataattacataataatgctTTTTCGTAAACCAAAAATATGATCACCAAAATATAAACTCACTTTCTTTTGTTAGGTAATTTACAGCATAATTTTCATGAGACGAAGAATTGTGCTTCGAAGTTATTAACTTCCACCGGGCAAGGAACAACGGTGATACTTTGCTTCCTCTCGATAGTGCTAGTCGCTCTAGTGTGCGCTTTGGTTTACTTGCAAAGGGCAAAACTTCAAAAGAAAATCGAGCCGGTGCTCGACTTAGTCAGCAAAAGAGTGCGATATACTTCAATAGCAAATGGTGATACCCGTGAAGACGTGTGatcgaagaaaaagagaaaaaattgtattctagCAAGCGAAAAGTTTTTGCTTTTGTAAGAAGGACAGAAGATTTGTACGATTAAATTGGAGGCAAAATTTACGaatttatttcagaacaaagaataaataaacacaAAGTTTTCCATTTACAGATGTTCTTTACTActgtatttgcaaaattgagCAAGTTaggttttttttcttaactaattgtaagttaaagttaatggttgtAAAATTAACTTAgctacgttaaaagttatataaatcaaaaattaatttaaatgtttcagttatattaacttaaattaaataattttaaaatgcattacttaatttaattaaaataattatacacataattattttaattaattaacacatataaatgaaaaattgtgtttatttatttctttcccggaattaaatttgaaaattttgtctttattttgaCCATACAAACCTCAAGTCTTtccttaaatataaaataaaaaatttcggtcttaTTTTGCACTTGAGTTCAAAAACTCTGTTCATTCGTTTCGCTTGTCTCAAGGCGAAAAGaaacaaacataaattaaaGATCGTGTTTTGGAGaaaacttttaacttttgtaAAATAGCCTCACGGTATCAATGATTTATGCTAAGATAAATGTCATGGCTCGATAATTCTCACTGTCGCAATAATGCGTAAAATTGAACATGCATTTTTATACTCGGCGCATTTTTAAGTACAGTCAATGAGTGATACCGAATTATGTGATTAACGCTACCTAGTATCCGAGTTAACTTTACGATGTAatcagtttataaataaattttatttattatattcaatgaaatttatttctgaatAACGGACGTCTTGCACTTTTACacagattattttttttgtcaaaggTGATAAATGAACTTAGGAAGGTTACTGGGTGTATTTTCACTCAATTATAATTCAAGTTTAGTAcaatttttagtattaaatttcaaagttaaattaaaattaaatagttagatttttttaaataaaaagattataaagacaattagaaataattgtgaTCTCTAACAGTAAATTctaaagaattttgtttttgtgataAATCTATTgctaaatttctttgttattttcaatttcttattgaTTCGGTTCTTTCTATATTCATaaacataagatttaatatttgattttaaaaaatttatttctatttgtttataaatattctatatgaaagatatattttatttttgtgagtgattaaaataaagattttattcttattttatttatttcaatattttcataaataaagctttgaaaaaataaaataagtcaggtaaattttatttagtttaatttatacatatatgaagaTCGTCTCGCATTAATGTTTTAAGGGGATATATACACCTAGGAGGCCAAAAAATGGCAACTTTCTggaatttttttggaaactgttGGAGTTACCAAATTGgagttttttaagttaaaaatatacagtttgaaaaaatttcataattttttttattaagaaattgccCAAAATGACAGAGATATGGTGTCATGAAGAGGCAGCCCTGAAAAAATCGCCCAAAATGGTCACAGATGTATCTTCGCCAAAAAtcaactgaaacaaaaaatatttatgaaatattaaaatatataataatatgtttggCGTGTCGGAGTCAATttcataaatatcaatttttgacaaaatggcaGGCGTTTAAACTTAAAGTTGCGATTTTTAAGACaaaatccgtttgttttctcgTTTCTCCAAAAAAACTATGAGGTTTAAAAAAACTTCTCTGATACACGATAGATAATCATGTGTAGAATAGCCAGTATAAATTTCACGCAAATTGGTTTAGTGGTTGTTAAGATATTTCTGGTACTAGTCTGAAAAATGTTTCGAGACAAACGCGTTTGAATATTCAacatatgtttttgttaataaaacatgaaattcttttaacttataCAGAGTTGTCAATTCTAGGGCCACAAGTCCTCTGCAGTAGATGCGATGCACATATCATCTAAATTTTGTTGTTGGCGACGTATTCGCGCTTCTTTCATCTGTTCCTGCGTGCTTACTACGGCTTACGCTATGCGGCGATCATCTTTGCGGGCAGCATATTGGTGTGCATTTGGTTTGAGAGAAATGCTCATAAtgcttattatttgtatatagaAGTTATACCATCGTTGAATATGCAAGCAGCTATGCAGCAATTTTTACCGTAATAGCACCGCTGTGCGTTGTTTTTAAAGAAGTTGGTGCATCGCTGGGTCaagtgtatcgagctaaaaggagactatgttgagaaataaatcaccaaaattttccaaaattttcgtttttcttttgtaggctaagtacttatcggactgcCCTCGTACATACACATAAAAGGTACGTAAACTGATGATGCCATAAGTGAAGCTTATTGgttaaaacatcaggttaagtttaattacaaattaacctgataatgaaaaaccgggcctaaAACATCTAAAAAGATGTCTTTACGACACCTTTTCAAAAGTAGccttaaaaatatcttttagataTCTTAAGAGAATGCTATAATAATCTTAGAACTTCCTTGACGTTgatactgcagattatttttcgagcaagatcaggctattgctctttgtccaacgcgtagatctgtctttatttttcgattattttgtcATCTGCGAAAAGACTTATCAACTACTATTGGACACAGTCACTGTTCTGCTTTCTATTgttacgtgcgctaagcaaaaTTTGTATACGTTGCAACACagttacgtttaataaatgtttaataaacgctTAGCCCAAACGTTTctatgatgtataaaaatacctTTATTAACCGGTTGAAATGTctcgtataaaaaaagtattttacactagtaaaataaacgttaaaataaattttttaaagtaaacatttaaaaatatgtctAACAATCTGGTATTCATAAGCTACGGTTAAACGgatgctacaaatgcttcgaagcgtttgatCGATCAATCAGAATAAGGAAATTCtttgccgaaaatgtgcgattgaaactgattaaaaaaaaaaaataatccgtaCCGATCAGGATTTcagcaccaaaaatacggtattaaagaccgattgaaaataagattgaAACAaggatagatttattaaaacagaatacattaatgtaaacgtaataaatgtttagtttacaaaaaaatattttttgtatctttttggttaaaaaggatttaaaaaagattaaaagaccACACAcgatttacatgaaaaaaaggAGATGTACAGGTCCAACATTCAAAGTTCCTgagatttaaatttatgaattgtaTTATTGACCAAGAAACTTATGTGGAAAAACAATTCCAtactttcatttaattaaatctttaataattcaatttaatacgtgttttagtgatttttaagtaagaaaaaatttaacttgcTTTGAAAATTTGCTAATGATTAAAAACGACTgagaaacaatttataaaaaaatgtataattttcgaaaatattatgcaatttgcaaaataatttgtttcttaAAGCACGACCGAAAGTAAAgtctttttaaagatttaagatacataaaattaaccaaaattagttaatttctgtctttgaatttttcaatattttgatcCACATATTTCGAATGTcccttttcaaaatttaaatatacaaaaatagatAAGCGTTcttgcttaaaaaatatttcattatcttcGCTGATGCGAAcatcttcttttttaatattagatattttatctctcataaatttacatgaacagtttagaaaattgaattaattaatttattaattctgcaaatattcttttcttttctctttgctttaatttctgtaaatactttttttacgcAAATTATTTCCTCATTCTTTGTTGACGAAATagcattttttgtttgaaaatattgaaaatgtttcaataatattatttcttgaatGATACGGAAAcctattatttagtttatatattataattagttttatatacatataatgtttttaaataaatcaacgtAATTAAAAGAACGCATTAAAAGCttcgaataataaataacttatacaaatttttaattgtacaatacacataagtaataaatatacgtaacaatattatgacaattattattacatagtaataaaagattactcaaatgcaattattaaaattgaaaaaaaattttagtaacttTTGCAGTATTATTAGACATTAGACAATTAGATTATGTCTGATGACTTatgatatttcaaatttttgtattacgcaCGGTTCTGAGACGAAGTGACGGTCCTTATTGACGAATATCCGGCGCTGCCGGATTACTAAGGCGCGAATGgcgggaggggagcaataggcatGCGTCAAGAAATCCgaccgaaagttgcaagtagctgacagcactggtCTATAGTTTTCTAAGTCTATGTACCGCAATCATCCCGCCATTTTGGCGCCATGTggcacatttaaaacgtgcatatgtGTATGAATGCATTTAAATCAAAGAGGTTGTATAGATAGAGGGGTATAGCCAGCCGCGAATGGGTGAGCTaatagaaagagacagagaacgAGAAGGTTTCAGCATCCTTGTTTAATCGCGCATGCGCTGTTGATTTTCGCAGTCAAGTGGAGAGGATGAAAAAAAGAAGTCGAAAAAGAAATGatagaaatatatagaaatttgatAGAAACTATAGGTtcagataaaattacataagatttctattaaatttttatacgtttctattatttcttatccgttttttttttgtactttttaagcaaaaaataaatttatcaatatttgttaaacttaCTTGTGAAAACTTCGAGATGTATCAAACGGAATAGATTGTTTTTTGCACACAACACACGTATTTGTCATTTTATTCTCTATTATGTCACAGCGCTTTGCTTATTAAATTCCTCGTCTTCTTTAGTCATGTAGCTGCGGACTTCCTCTAAGAGTGATGTCTCCAAAAATCAAACAAGAGAGAAAGTATCGAATGATGATTCGAAGTCAgaataaatgcataaaaattatatgcaagattaataaatttttaccacAACCAGCTACAACCATGTTGAAGGATAAACTTCCCCTCAATAGTCTCAATACAATACCTCCCCACTCAGCTCCATTCAGCTTGATGCGCGCGCAACATTAGACAAAGATAAAGATGCCATACtcatattctttctctttctattgcCTAACGTTTTCCACTTACGGGAGCACCATGCCTATTACAcatcttgatttaaataagaaaggaaatcataaattatataaatcaattttatttacaatggttCTTATTCACATAGGATTTCATTGCAACGCTTCTACTATTATATGTGTTCaattcgttaatattaatattttctttttttaaggaaaaatggATGCgtgctataataaatgttttgataagtttaaaaacaatattgtggcatgagggcacaaagtctgtacgacaataatttaaaaacattcttataaaatctaaaagttttaatttattcgaaattaggcatgtttttaaatgtttaatatcgttttatttctcagagtacaacaataacacaaTAGATCTCACACATCTCACGGTGTTTCATggtaaataattgcacttaagaggatgctatagtgacgggaattactgacacattacagtgttcattaattttcgaattggctctacagatcacaaaatccttttacagaacaaaagtacgcaccaaaacaaagtgcggactggtaaattttatgagaaaatcgaacaaaaagttaaaaatttatttattttcggctcgtggatctgtcaaccgaggttaacttttgtcatttactaacgttctgtagctcgtatgtatgaaatgagagggccgcactttagaaaactctaacgaacaacactgactgtgtgtcgTTCCAGTCaaaaacctaacaaaaaagtttaacatgtaaacagctgtacgtgtacaaatttcgcttagcgcacgtaaacaatggcaagcagagtagtgactgtagttgataagTCTTTTCGGAGAtggcaaaataatcgaaaaacaaagacaggtTTATGCATTAGACAAAGAGCCTGGTCTTCCTCGAAACATAATCTGCAATGCCAACGTCGAgaaagttcttcggtcactatagcatcctcttaatgtgTGAGATACATTATGAAAGTGTGCATTCTTTACACTTTccgacgccattttggctccaaatccTAATACATTGAGCTTTATGAATtgcgatattttattaattaaatgactTTACTTGCGTTCACTCGCTCGTGGCATGGCACGTTTAGTCTAGGGTAACCGGAACGCGCGGTATTTGAATTACGCTCTCGCACAACAGTGTGGTTAGGTTGTTGCTAAACTGTGGTTGATTCCTGTCATCGTCATCTCTGGGAGTCCTCTCCCTGTCGATACTCGCTTCCGCTCATCGTCCGTGTCATTCAAACCTGGTGCTGTCCCTCTTGGTTCATCAGCGGGACGTTTTCCTTGTTTTGAGATACACCTCCGCAATGCTACCACATTAGCCTTTGGCTGCAAACAGGATGTACAAGCAATTGTTTTAcggtttaaaagttaatattttatgtatacggATAGttcgaaaaaagaaagaaatttttatgcgCCAGACGTAACAACCCAGTTAGCACAGGATATCCTATGGACATCCGTTTTAGATCCACACGTCCATGGACATGAAATGGACATCCATCCTATGTCCGATTTTGGGCGTCTATTAAGACTCTTGATttctcagccgagaactccgagTTGACAGTAGCGATATTCCGCGGGCAAAATTAGAACTGttatacatgaaacgtgaccgatgagatgttgtcgtgcatgttattctgttattatgtgtttcattgtaaaaatatgacttgtcttgGATGTCCAATGGACGTCCGGCAGATTTGCAAACGTACCTCGAATGGACGCCCATCAGACGTCCATCCATTAGACCCTAATTAAGTATCCATTGGACGTCCCAATGTCTACAGACGGATGTTTGATTGATGTCCAATGGATGTCCATGTGCTATCTGggaatgtatatacatatattattgcaTTTCGCATTCACGTTTGCAAAATGATAATCTTacgatttttacatttttcctcTGAGACCGGATGAATGTTTGCATTAATGTGGTAAACGGCAATTCTGCCATTAAGGACAATCCGTATGcacagaaataaataattccaaTATATCCTATAGATGTGgtgaactaaaaataaaaattgtgataataagCGGTTTTTTTGTCGATGTCGAAGTTTTCATTGTTCATGCATTTACCATGGACAGAATCTCTACATGAGCAGATGTTTCACTGTTCagattaattgaatttatgatAAAAGGATTCAGAAGATAAGCACAGTATGTTAATCTGCTAACAGGAATCCAGATTTTAAATGACAACAGTTTCTTAACGATGCCTGTAATGAAGTCAAGTGTttgataaataagaataaaattatgctaattataatataaaatttatcaataaattattaaactcttATACTAACTTCCGTGCTTAGTAAAGCAGACAATTACAAGCCATGCTATACCTATGGCCCACACTGTTCTGCTCAATGCAACGTAGATGGCAGTagacaaaatagatatatttCGGTTGTACAAGCCgaataaaatggaaatattgCAAGCAGCTCCAAaaatccaaaataaaattacagtattctgaaattttgcacattatattaaaaatgttataatttaaatctaGAGTTAAATAAGTAAATCTGTTTTCtgctttattataaataacgatctctaattgttattctttacatgttttttttaaagatgattCAGTAATTTACATACTTTATAGCTATTCCAACTATTGTTTATGTTTTCAAACTTTCTgtctaaaatacatatatatatatatatatatataatatatatataataattctttatacatatttaaaagtatgtaaGTAATACTCTACctgttttaaatttaactttttgtttagtCTCACTATAATATATCCTGTAATCATTCCAATAATATATGGACCAATTCGAACCCACGGTGGAAAGTATAAGCTATTTGAAAGTCTATCATATTCATCAATGCTGCGATAACAGAAATGcacacatttatttaattactcttACGATTAATAAGATGACTTTGCAACTTACGTCGGAACATATTCATTACTATACGAAATATAACCGCTTAGTAGTATTGAGCCTATTAGAAGCATACTTAGTACGGCAACAGCTGTGTAAAAATATCTGAAAgcagtttatatttattcggATTTATGCACAGTAAATATGTGTGTAATATCTCTTGATCACGcttaaaagaagaaacattcaattttgagatattaaaatgttttatttctgttctCTTT from the Solenopsis invicta isolate M01_SB unplaced genomic scaffold, UNIL_Sinv_3.0 scaffold_321, whole genome shotgun sequence genome contains:
- the LOC113003892 gene encoding phospholipase A2 inhibitor-like produces the protein CSNFFSSNFTQLIKLHLEQNEISEFRDAKVFCDLPNLLDLHLGDNDLNALHFNLSCLHHLRFLDLRRNKFTRVLDRDLHTMDNLAKHDRSVTVDFSDNPFECSCKLNPFIKWMKKTKVFIRNKNNLKCYEGNLQHNFHETKNCASKLLTSTGQGTTVILCFLSIVLVALVCALVYLQRAKLQKKIEPVLDLVSKRVRYTSIANGDTREDV